Proteins encoded within one genomic window of bacterium HR11:
- the dnaK_2 gene encoding Chaperone protein DnaK: MPKIIGIDLGTTNSVVAVMEGGQPVVIPNPEGGRTTPSMFAITKNGERLVGPAAKRQMLINPENTVFSIKRFMGRRYDEVLEEIKRVPYKVVRGPHDDARVEIAGKVFSPPEVSAQILRYLKEAAEAYLGEKVEKAVITVPAYFNDAQRQATKDAGAIAGLEVVRLVNEPTAAALAYGFDKKKEGTIAVFDFGGGTFDISILEIGEGVFEVKATNGDTHLGGDDIDRRLMEWIMEEFRRETGIDLSQDRMALQRIRDAAEKAKIELSSSLETEINLPFITADATGPKHIQLRLTRAKFESLVEDILQRLIPPCRQALEDAKLRPEQIDAVILVGGSTRIPRVQQIVRDFFGKEPHKGVNPDEVVAVGAAIQAAVLAGEFREILLLDVTPLSLGVETLGGVVHVLIPRNTTIPTRRSEIFTTAADNQTSVEIHVTQGERPLAKDNRTLARFILDGIPPAPRGVPQIEVTFEIDANGILHVSARDLATGREQKVTVTASSGLTKEEVERMVREAERYAEEDRRRKEEVEERNRADNLIYQTEKLLRENRERIPSDLVQRLEKAIQDCRQALQEGGVDRIRRATDELLRANNEVAVFLYQRAASTAGGYTGARPESTGGSGSGTVVDAEIVDDGRSKS; this comes from the coding sequence ATGCCCAAGATCATCGGTATCGACCTCGGGACGACCAACTCCGTCGTGGCCGTCATGGAGGGCGGTCAGCCCGTCGTGATCCCGAATCCCGAAGGCGGGCGCACGACACCCTCGATGTTTGCCATCACCAAGAACGGGGAGCGGCTGGTCGGCCCGGCGGCCAAGCGCCAGATGCTCATCAACCCGGAGAACACGGTCTTCTCCATCAAGCGCTTCATGGGGCGTCGCTACGACGAGGTCCTGGAGGAAATCAAGCGGGTCCCCTATAAGGTCGTTCGGGGACCCCACGACGACGCCCGGGTCGAGATTGCCGGGAAGGTCTTCTCCCCGCCGGAGGTCTCGGCCCAAATCTTGCGCTACCTGAAGGAGGCCGCCGAGGCGTACCTCGGTGAGAAGGTCGAGAAGGCCGTCATCACGGTCCCGGCCTACTTCAATGACGCCCAGCGCCAGGCGACCAAGGATGCCGGGGCCATCGCCGGCCTCGAGGTCGTCCGGCTCGTCAACGAGCCGACGGCGGCCGCCCTGGCGTATGGCTTTGACAAGAAGAAGGAAGGTACGATCGCCGTCTTTGACTTCGGGGGCGGGACCTTCGACATCTCGATCCTCGAGATCGGCGAGGGCGTCTTTGAGGTCAAGGCGACGAACGGGGACACGCACCTCGGCGGGGACGACATCGACCGGCGGCTGATGGAGTGGATCATGGAGGAGTTCCGGCGGGAGACGGGCATCGACCTGAGTCAGGACCGGATGGCCCTCCAGCGGATTCGGGACGCCGCCGAGAAGGCCAAGATCGAGCTGTCCTCCTCGCTGGAGACGGAGATCAACCTGCCGTTTATCACGGCCGACGCCACGGGTCCGAAGCACATCCAGCTCCGGCTGACCCGGGCCAAGTTCGAATCCTTGGTCGAGGACATCCTCCAGCGGCTGATCCCGCCGTGCCGGCAGGCCCTCGAGGACGCCAAGCTCCGGCCCGAGCAGATCGACGCCGTCATCCTGGTCGGCGGTTCGACCCGCATCCCCCGGGTCCAGCAGATCGTCCGGGACTTCTTCGGGAAGGAGCCCCACAAGGGCGTCAATCCCGATGAGGTCGTGGCCGTCGGGGCGGCCATCCAGGCGGCCGTCCTGGCGGGCGAGTTCCGGGAGATCCTCCTGCTGGACGTGACGCCCCTGTCGTTGGGCGTCGAGACCCTGGGCGGGGTCGTCCACGTGTTGATCCCCCGGAACACGACGATCCCGACCCGCCGGAGTGAGATCTTCACGACGGCGGCCGACAACCAGACGAGCGTCGAGATCCACGTCACTCAAGGCGAGCGCCCCCTGGCGAAGGACAACCGGACGCTGGCCCGCTTCATCCTGGACGGCATCCCGCCGGCCCCGCGCGGCGTGCCCCAGATCGAGGTGACCTTCGAGATCGACGCCAACGGCATCCTCCACGTGAGCGCCCGGGACCTGGCGACGGGTCGGGAGCAGAAGGTCACGGTGACGGCCTCCAGCGGCCTGACCAAGGAAGAGGTCGAGCGCATGGTCCGGGAGGCCGAACGGTACGCCGAGGAGGACCGCCGTCGGAAGGAGGAGGTCGAGGAGCGGAACCGGGCCGACAACCTGATCTATCAGACCGAAAAGCTCCTGCGGGAGAACCGGGAGCGCATCCCCAGCGACCTGGTCCAGCGGCTGGAGAAGGCCATCCAGGACTGCCGGCAAGCCCTCCAGGAAGGCGGCGTCGACCGGATCCGGCGGGCGACCGACGAGCTCCTGCGGGCCAACAACGAAGTCGCCGTGTTCCTGTACCAGCGGGCGGCG
- the yfiH gene encoding Laccase domain protein YfiH — protein MGYQWWTLNNGWYLLGYDRWLQQGPVLHGLVTRRLQPTLPRWQWPEAPDFSLKKSEDFQRRLGLLMDLLDIADWGVAYAAQVHGTTVLWNPSPVHGTDLPEADGLMTDRTALLLGVTVADCIPIWIYDRALPAVGIVHAGWRGTVRGVLEAALDALEAQGSDLSQVEIVLGPSIQRCCYAVGLDVLEAVHQAYPDWAPYVVERRSQGWFLDLVGLNILQARRRGLRRAQIHPLRLCTYCNGSWFFSHRRGDAGRLLAFIGRLPRPLG, from the coding sequence ATGGGCTATCAGTGGTGGACGTTAAACAACGGTTGGTACCTGCTGGGCTATGACCGATGGCTCCAGCAGGGTCCCGTCCTGCATGGCCTGGTGACCCGGCGGCTCCAGCCGACGCTTCCTCGGTGGCAATGGCCCGAGGCCCCCGACTTCAGCCTCAAGAAGTCGGAAGACTTTCAACGACGATTGGGCCTCCTGATGGACCTCTTGGACATCGCCGACTGGGGGGTCGCCTACGCCGCCCAGGTCCACGGGACGACCGTCCTGTGGAACCCGTCGCCCGTCCACGGGACGGACCTGCCCGAGGCCGACGGCCTGATGACCGACCGGACGGCCCTCCTCCTGGGCGTCACGGTCGCCGACTGCATCCCGATATGGATTTACGACCGGGCCCTGCCCGCCGTCGGGATCGTCCACGCCGGGTGGCGGGGGACGGTCCGGGGCGTCCTGGAGGCGGCCCTGGACGCCCTGGAAGCCCAGGGGAGTGACCTGTCGCAAGTCGAGATCGTCCTGGGTCCCTCGATCCAGCGGTGCTGTTATGCGGTCGGCCTGGATGTCCTCGAGGCGGTCCATCAAGCCTATCCCGATTGGGCCCCCTACGTCGTCGAGCGCCGATCCCAGGGGTGGTTCCTGGACCTGGTAGGCCTCAACATCCTACAGGCCCGGCGGCGGGGCCTCCGGCGGGCCCAGATTCATCCCCTCCGGTTGTGCACGTACTGCAATGGGAGCTGGTTTTTCTCCCACCGGCGGGGGGACGCGGGTCGGCTTCTGGCCTTCATCGGTCGGCTTCCGAGGCCCCTGGGTTAG